Proteins found in one Epinephelus fuscoguttatus linkage group LG4, E.fuscoguttatus.final_Chr_v1 genomic segment:
- the spi1a gene encoding transcription factor PU.1a isoform X2, whose amino-acid sequence MMDGYAIPPASEEILPNEPENYRPPAELYPYLTNVGEIYEDHRWTFHSERVQPTDFENSPVNHLVELQPVSPQQLVQPYRFSSESLPLHLDPSLGPLSVSPQIPYYTPSSCYQYQPSASPGHYYSEEEQRGISPPFEVSEGEDEFEVHSHSSFRKDTSNKKKIRLYQFLLDLLRRGDMSESIWWVDQEKGIFQFSTKHKEVLASHWGTQKGNRKKMTYQKMARALRNYGKSGEIKKVKKKLTYQFSEEVLRNFYLRQYPH is encoded by the exons ATGATGGACGGCTATGCTATACCACCT GCATCAGAGGAAATCCTTCCAAATGAACCAGAGAACTATCGACCTCCTGCAGAGCTGTACCCCTACCTCACTAATGTGGGGGAGATTTATGAAG ACCACAGATGGACCTTCCACTCGGAGCGTGTCCAGCCGACGGACTTTGAGAACTCTCCAGTGAATCACCTCGTAGAGCTTCAGCCGGTGTCTCCACAACAACTGGTGCAGCCGTACCGCTTCAGCAGTGAGTCTCTGCCCCTCCACCTGGACCCTTCACTTggacctctctctgtgtcaccaCAA ATCCCGTATTACACGCCATCCTCGTGCTACCAGTACCAACCCTCTGCCTCGCCTGGACATTACTACTCAGAGGAGGAACAAAGAGGAATCAGTCCTCCGTTTGAGGTTTCAGAAGGGGAGGATGAATTTGAAGTCCACAGCCACTCCTCCTTCAGGAAAGACACTA GCAACAAGAAGAAAATCCGCCTGTACCAGTTCCTCCTGGACTTGCTAAGAAGGGGTGACATGAGTGAAAGTATCTGGTGGGTGGACCAGGAGAAGGGCATCTTTCAGTTCtccacaaaacacaaagaagtTCTGGCCAGCCACTGGGGTACCCAGAAAGGAAACCGCAAAAAAATGACTTACCAAAAAATGGCTCGAGCTCTGAGGAACTATGGTAAATCTGGAGAgattaaaaaagtaaagaagAAGCTGACCTACCAGTTCAGTGAGGAAGTGCTGAGGAACTTCTATTTACGTCAGTATCCTCACTGA
- the spi1a gene encoding transcription factor PU.1a isoform X1, giving the protein MMDGYAIPPASEEILPNEPENYRPPAELYPYLTNVGEIYEDHRWTFHSERVQPTDFENSPVNHLVELQPVSPQQLVQPYRFSSESLPLHLDPSLGPLSVSPQIPYYTPSSCYQYQPSASPGHYYSEEEQRGISPPFEVSEGEDEFEVHSHSSFRKDTSLLFSNQGNKKKIRLYQFLLDLLRRGDMSESIWWVDQEKGIFQFSTKHKEVLASHWGTQKGNRKKMTYQKMARALRNYGKSGEIKKVKKKLTYQFSEEVLRNFYLRQYPH; this is encoded by the exons ATGATGGACGGCTATGCTATACCACCT GCATCAGAGGAAATCCTTCCAAATGAACCAGAGAACTATCGACCTCCTGCAGAGCTGTACCCCTACCTCACTAATGTGGGGGAGATTTATGAAG ACCACAGATGGACCTTCCACTCGGAGCGTGTCCAGCCGACGGACTTTGAGAACTCTCCAGTGAATCACCTCGTAGAGCTTCAGCCGGTGTCTCCACAACAACTGGTGCAGCCGTACCGCTTCAGCAGTGAGTCTCTGCCCCTCCACCTGGACCCTTCACTTggacctctctctgtgtcaccaCAA ATCCCGTATTACACGCCATCCTCGTGCTACCAGTACCAACCCTCTGCCTCGCCTGGACATTACTACTCAGAGGAGGAACAAAGAGGAATCAGTCCTCCGTTTGAGGTTTCAGAAGGGGAGGATGAATTTGAAGTCCACAGCCACTCCTCCTTCAGGAAAGACACTA GTCTCCTATTTTCCAATCAAGGCAACAAGAAGAAAATCCGCCTGTACCAGTTCCTCCTGGACTTGCTAAGAAGGGGTGACATGAGTGAAAGTATCTGGTGGGTGGACCAGGAGAAGGGCATCTTTCAGTTCtccacaaaacacaaagaagtTCTGGCCAGCCACTGGGGTACCCAGAAAGGAAACCGCAAAAAAATGACTTACCAAAAAATGGCTCGAGCTCTGAGGAACTATGGTAAATCTGGAGAgattaaaaaagtaaagaagAAGCTGACCTACCAGTTCAGTGAGGAAGTGCTGAGGAACTTCTATTTACGTCAGTATCCTCACTGA